The Diabrotica virgifera virgifera chromosome 4, PGI_DIABVI_V3a genome segment aaaatccgtccgaaaaggtgtcatttttcaatgaaaatgggcAATTTTCAACCACCAATAACtcaaaattattgagttttcaaaaaataattatagaataatttttgcttaaaattaggttctctagcctcttccgtggctattttaataaaaacatttttcacccacgagaaggggtgggaaccacccccaagataaaatcGCACATCGGCATATGGTAGACTTTATTTCTTGAGCTCttccctacttactgtaaaaatatcaagtaaatcgatgtagtaggatggaattcggagccaaataccctcattgtcTGCCCTATAATGGGTTATTCCAGATCATATCTCTCAAATATCCGGACATGACTGCGACCTTgtttatttgtcctcttaggtctctggctgggtcatgataacttgataaatctacacctagatatttattTGATCTGGTTTAACTATTATATGGGTTTCCtctctaccacgagcttgcatctcGATCCATGAAAGTTAATAGTTTATAAGTTAGGCCCAAACTTTTTAAAACCAAACAATCTAGCTTTAAATAGATTTCTCCTTTTTAGGCTTCCAAGCTGTGGAGTGTTCGAACAGCCCTTCAGTTCCTTCACAGAACATCGAGGTCCAAAGAGAATCAAGAACAACAACAAGACGAAGACAACTTAGCTGCTAAATTATTTTACCTACCTAAGTTAAACGAAGTACAGGATCCCAGTGATGAATTTATCGATTGTGGCCCTTCTCCACCTACAGAGAACCTGCCTTTGATTTGGGATACCTACGAAGTTCCAGAAAACGGAAACGAAGTCAAAATATGCTACCACACCATCGAGCAAAACATTCTGGAGCATATGAGCAACGCTTATGGAAGAATAAGTCTTTTAGATGAAATTAGTTCTAAAAGAGTAGATTCCAAGAACATAGTAGGTGTGTTTTTTGGAGCATCCCACATAGAGTTAAACATAGCCTTTCTTTGGGCAGCGTTTGTGAAAAGATATGACATTTTGGAAAATTTGTTATACCTTGGAGCTGAAATTAATTATTTTGAGCCTGCTCAAGGTCTTAGCGCTCTTCACTTAGCAGCTTTCAGCAACTGTATTAGCGGTATGCAGTTTTTAATATCCAAAGGCTGCGATATCAATGCTCTATATAAGTTTTATACACCCTTACATTGTGCTGCTTTTGGAGATAGCATTGAGGCCACCTTATTTCTCATTAGACATGGAGTAAAAATCGATCAATTCACCAACACAATTTATGAGGAGAACGAAAGTGCCCTGCATTGTGCTGTACGAGCTAATTCTATAAATTGTGTAAAAATTCTTATTTGTCATGGTGCAAGTGTTGATTGTAGTGAGTTTTCACCAATACATCTAGCTGCTGACTTAGGAAATTATGAATGTATTAGATATCTTTTAGATGGTAAAGGAGCCAATGTCAATAGCAAAACCAAAGAACAAGAACAGACTGCTTTACATTTAGCAGCAATTAGAGGTAATCCAGAGtgtatcgaggttttactgtcaAAGGGTGCTAATGCAGACTGTAGGGATTACATGGGACAGACTCCATTACATTTAGCAGCAAGAGCAAAAGACCTCACATCTGTAGAATTACTGGTTATGACTGGGCGAGCTAATCCCAATATTGAGGATTACGATCAAAGAACTCCTGTTCATGCTGCTATAGGAAAATCTGCCTGGTCGAGTAGAATTATTCAAACACTTGTAGAAAACGGTGCATATCCCAACGTTGAAGATCAGTATGGGTATACTCCCCTTCACATAGCTGCCTTAAGGGGTTTGGCTGATTGTGTCGAGACGTTAATCAATTATGGAGCGGACGTTACTTTGAAGACCAAATGTGGTCACACGCCGTTAAGTATTATCAAGAAAAAGGTGCCGATAGCTTTTAGTgtttttacgaaaaaacttgATGATGCTGTGACTTTATATAACACTGACTCATTAAGCAATGAACCAGAACTTAGATTAGATTTTAGAGTAATTTTGCAGCCCAACCATGCTGGTGAAATGAATTTTCTATACACTTTAGTTGAAGAAGGTTATAAGACAGTTCTGCTTCACCCAATCTGTGCAGCTCTGCTGTACGTAAAATGGCAGAAGATAAGGAAGTATTATCTAGCAAGAATATTATTTTACGCTATATTTATGTTGGCTTTATCCTTATACGTGCTTACAGCTCTATCACATTACTGCTATAATTATGGTAACAATTTTACAGACATGAAGCCAGAAGATGTTATAGAGCTCTGCGAGAAGAACTCTATACTAGGAAGAGTACTTCGAGATAGTCCGTTTGTAATGGAAATGCAGTGGTTTTTCTTGGTAGGACTTACATCTCTGGAAATCATTAGGAAATTATATGGGATCTACGGATATACTTCTGTGAGACAATATTTGTCTTATCCGGAAAATGTTCTGGAGTGGTGGGTCATTTCTAGCGTATTTGTTATTTCTTGTGTTTATACAAAGCGCACTTACCTTTGGCAAAATCATATTGGAGCCTTTGCTATACTTTTGGGCTGGACAAATATTATGTTGATGATCGGCCAACTACCAGTGTTTGGCATTTACATAGCTATGTATACAAGAGTTCAAAGTGAATTTGGTAGACTTCTGTTTGCATACTCGGGTTTACTTATTGGGTTCACGTTAAGCTTTTGTGTTATATTCCCagactctaatttttttgctaaTCCATTTATCTCTTTAGTAACGATCATTGTTATGCTATCTGGAGAGTTAAATTTGGATATTCTGGTCGACAATAATCCAGACAATCCTCATTACTTATTGGAATTCAGTGCGCAGGTTACGTACGTAATATTTGTGATAACTGTAACAATTATTCTGATGAATCTATTAGCAGGTATAGCTGTAGATGACATCAAAGGTTTGCAAAAGACTGCTACTCTTTCTAAACTAGTGAGACAAACCAAATTAATATCACATATGGAAAAAGGTTTGTTTAATGGTAGTCTTCCTAGGTATATTTTGGAACATTTGCATGTATCGGCTTTGGTATCACCTAAGCCTTCCAGGGTAGTACTAAATATTAAACCTTTGAATCCCAAAGAGACTCGTTTACCGAAAGACATAATTAGAGCAGCATTTAAGGTTGCTAAACGACAAACAGACTATTTTTCTGGTACTCCAGATACACCAGTTGATGACTATTATTGGTTTAATAATGACATTACCAAAGACCACTGTTGCCTTGATAATAAACCTTTGATCGGTCTTCAGGAGATCATGAAGAGAAAGACTGTTGAGATAGAGCATCTTAAGGCAACTATTCAAGAAATGAAACAGGCATTAGAAGCAAACCAGGAAACCATGCAACAATGTATGAGAACTTTTATCAATAACAGACGAGGAAGTCGCTTTTGAATCTTCTGTGTAATAAACGTTGATCAATGTGAAATTTTAGAATAAATTTTTATAAGAAGACAAGCTTCTATAATAGATACAAACAAATTTTGTGTTGTAAGAAGTCATTTTGATTACGTTAATTCCCTATACTACATTAGTTTTGGGAGATATAATTTCTATACCAGGAACAAGTGTGGCTAAAATGTTATCCCTTAGTGGCTACTCATTCTGCAAAATATATTCTGCAGACAGCTATGAAGAAGAGCAAACAGTGTtaggattttttaatttttttatggttAAGTTAGTAAATGTACAAAAAATTTCagtaaataaagaaataaaaaataaatatatattttttatatttatatgtcgcagaacgtatatcAAGGCTCAAGTATAATCCCGAAAAATGCACACAGAGattaacaaactggagaccaacaGATAACAGGTGAGGAGTAGTCATCAGACCGCAATAGAGGTGGAGAGATGATATcgaacaagtcgcgggcaagggagtatccataaactacgtcgtaaaaaatttgaactttttaataccctccccccccccatgtcgacgtcgtcCTTGCAACTCACGACCCCCCTttcattgattaaaaaaaaatcaatattatttctgttttttttttaatcaaatatgagGGGGTAAAATCTTAatctaatgctatttaaatgcattaattttgttcgaatcctgagaaaactaataaatatatttgaaaaatttaaacgcagaataaaagattacattattatcgaaggttgaaagtcccttagaataaacaaaaggtttcttttgaatgaaatatttgaaatgaaaaatcagacaaaattttctctttcttttcacccctgtaacttattaaaatacacattatagatgttttcaggaacttttggcACTCggcaataatgcagtctttcaatatgcgtttaaatttttcaaaaatctttattagttttcttagtatgtattcgaaaaaaataaatgcatttaaatagcattggaccaagattttgcggggcatgctttcttaactgcatcatataaatcagGGCCGCCACTAAAGTGTTGGCCGTCCGTGTGCAAATTAGTATTTGCCGCCCCCTTCCAACACGTAACGTCATTTCAACAtaggtactagtatttaaagaaatgtgcaggaAACCGTAACGCGTATATGAATAATACTTGCTTTGATCTCGACGttacttttagacctggatcccgcgtatcaaaaaaaaattattattattattattatgtcaataataatatacagaaatgcaatcttgcactaatacctacatgtgtaagttttgtttacaAGACTACTTACAACATCCGGCATGTTTAAGtgtttactaatatatttaaatatataggcctggatcccgcgtaccaaaaaatgttgattaatagcaagatgaaaatttgttaaaagcttaacggtgtctagtcggacaaactttgatgaaggggaacactggaacagagaaagttttaattgtggaacaggttaaaaatttggaacgtcagactacgaaaacgtttcatgtattttgtcggacataacttccaattgattttttaccatttcattaaactctcatgcaaaaatcagactggtgtttatcaccaactggacattttaatgagtgaaacacgaaGAACCTGTCAAATGACacgaatcatgttggttagtaatagcaatctgatttttgcacgagagtttaatgaaagggtaacaaatcaattagatgtactgtccgacaaaatacatggacgttttcgtaatctggcgttccaaatttttaaactgtttcacaattaaaacttcactTGTTCCactgttcccgtacatcaaagtttgccatactagacaccgttaagctattaacaaattttcagcttgctattactatttttttttggtacgcgggatccatgcCTATTCGAAATacagtagtgtgcaaaagaaacggGCATACTACTATATATTATTACAAACGaaatcgtttatcaaaagcgtgtctaaaatcatcaaattctcaaCTTAGACTGAACTATTATTATAGTTTTAGTTTTGACTAGATTATAATAATCCATATATAACcatacataagcataaaggaacaatattataacagagcaaccatcgagtaataaaaaagattttttattactcaatgagagcaacttaacaagcacttatctaaattctcggaaagtatccTTTTGTCGTGTCGTActctcttaacaaatcataaatgttcaaaatttgaaaaaatcgcataTGGACCACGCAGATAAAAATATCTTAAAGTCCGAAAGCCGCCagccactttgaattaaaaatcattcccggaactactttatgactacagctgCAAAGGGCAGTTcgtataataaataacattttctggcatttttgcttagattgtttggaatattagtgttatagaaatatctgaatcattactatttaattttttgaatttattttcgttttcaaaaaagtattatcatcagtggcctgcttttcgccgcccctataatcggccgcccgtgtgcgatgcacactttgcacacatggtagcggcggccctgatataaatcttcatatttattttgttttgatttcgatACCATTTCTTCTAaagtataaatacgacttactaTAGAAAACAAGATTTTATTTCTATTCCTATTCGTTCTTTCAGAACTCTTGTTTCACACacagtatgcagcacataaatgaactaacaatttaatatttttttgcttccacacgttgttctgtatatagaagcgatagtttaaacccaaagaacaatgtcttattgtttgttttcctgtacaaaagtgctacctaatattatgcgccgtgactgataaaaacgaaatggaaagtatgcgataaaagtatctataatagaattattctttttaattttaacaaagtatatttattcgtaaacgttttgttttattttcaatttcatatcaaaaactatacgtttttatatgaatatctgatactctaatgctggtagaagctagtaaaaaattatttttatagacacaatagcgacaaatttaaatataccaataaaCGACGTCGAATGGGCCTGCGGTtacatgatatttaatattaaaatagtattggatgtggtagaatgtagactctttgtataattaccaattgaaTAGTGAAGCTGTTAGATCAATTTTCCGATTCAATAATTTCTACTGTTCACAGTTCTGTGTTTGTGTTTGCTTTTGAGTGGGTATTTCATTTTCTTGACAACGAAAATGTTCGGTGTGGAAAGAATTAATAAGTGCGTGGAATGCGGAAAAGTGTATAAACGTaaacatgatttaaaaagacatgtaaaAAGTTCGCATCCCGACCAATTGGATGCAATTGCCCCTTTAAAAGTGCTTAAAAGCAACGTCTATAAGTGCACacattgtaataaaaatttagaTATAAGTTAAGTTTAAACTTTTATGTCAAAAAAGTGCACACAAATGTATCAGTTTCAGCTTCGGTTTCTGTAGAAACTAAAACATTTCAACATAAATGTTCTCTATGTAATTATCATGCAACTTTTAaaatagtgcggccgatatgtgaaacaattgcacatttaatgatacaagcatataatttggaccacatatactacacatatatttataaaggttcaaatttagatatgaggccatctcagattttgccttttacaaaaatggcgggcattcaaaatggtgactatacatatgtgtttaatagtaccacaactcttgaacgaaaagtccgatttcaaccaaatttggtaaataggttctttttttgatttacaagatggatgtggtgaaccaAAAGAATCTGTTTACTAGAAGTTGTGTATTTACTGgttgtttttgtaaaaatatgtttttttttcaatttttccctctgtatatattaatttttcaaaaaggtataatattttgaactttttagttatgttaactactatttaataaatgcataacgtatcttcacatgtacacctggttccaaaaaaaactgatacgactcttgaagcgtattttgtagaaaattgagcagtgtattttgaaggataaatacttaatatttacatactgtcaatgtcactgccaaatcttaaaatttgtcagatagcttattctgttccacggttattattattattaatctttattattaatactttctccgcaactgagggtatcttatcaactgtattgtttttaaacaatacatgataaaataaaaatattgacagttcaaaaatgtgaacaatATTGCATtatgtgtggcctaagtttgggctgaaaactgaaatgtattacatttttacaaaatatcatgattaaataaataaatattttacaaaatacatttggaatatgtttaattacgtagaccaattttaacagttgtttttaatacagatttcaatcctctacaaacagtttctaatgtcttttgatgtcaaataattaggaaagctggaattcaacagtttagaattttacattgggttaatgcaaaattgtgacgcatgtcaaaattctcaatgtattttaattgtattaatttttttcgaattctgagaaaagtaataaatatttttgaaaaatttaaactcagaatgaaagactacattattaccgagggctgaaagtccctgaaaacttctataatatttattttaataagttacagagctgaattgaatattaatttgttttattgtataatccacgtttacaataattatgtgatctgtttgatgtaaaaactatcatttatatactctttataaaatacaggaattcaaaataatataaacatttagaccttaataattagtacaatttatgaattaacataatatgtaatcagttgtttgttgtttgtttattttattatttgtctgtcataataaatataatgtcagatcaatcaaatacactgctcaacatgatcaaatcttactaagagtcgtatcagtttttttaggaaccggctgtacctatgtgtggcagattcgtgcaaatattataagaattattgtgaatttaatggtagaatcatttcatttggaccacatatactacgcACATCAActttcaaatttagatataaggccatctcagattttaccttttacaaaaatggcgggcgttcaaaatggcgactatacatatgtgactaatagcacgataacttttgaacttaaagtctgatttcaaccaaatttggtacataggtgtaagaccaaggtcttgaaccgaaagaatcgatttaccagaagttgtgtttttcctaatttttatctaaaaacatgttgtttttttaccaattctttcaccctgtatatattaatttttcaaaaaggtaataccggcgttgaaaagagcgtaaaaatattgtttagcaaatattttgaactctttagttatgttaattaccaattaataaatgaataacgTATCTTCAGacgtacctatgaacctatgcgGCAgtttcgtgcaaataatataagaattattgtgcacttaatggtaaaagcatataatttggaccacacacactacacatacaaagattcaaatttagatatgaggccatctcagattttgtcttttacaaaaatggcgggcattcaaaattaatctgccgcacatagctacatgtgaagatacgttatgcatttattaaatggtaattaacataactaaaagttcaaaatatttcctaaaaaatatttttacactcttttcaatggcagtattacatttttaaaaaattaatatatacagggcagaagaattgaaaaaaacaacatatttttacataaaaaacagtaaaaacacaacttctggtaaaccgattctttcggttcaagacctGGATCttgttcattaaaaaaagaaccttggtgccaaatttggctgaaatcggacctttcgttcaaaagttatcgtgctattagtcacatatgtacagccgccattttgaatgctcgctatttttgtaaaaggcacaatctgagatggcctcatatctaaatttaaacttttgtatgtgtagtatatgtggtccaaattatatgcttcttgcattaaatgcacaataattcttataatatttgcacgaatctaccacacataggtacatgtgaagatacgttatgcatttattaaatggtaattaacataactaaaaagttcaaattattttctaaaacatattcttacgctgttttcaatggtggtattaccattttgaaaaaataataaagacagggtgaaaaaattgaaaataaattatttacataatataaaatagttttacataaaaaaccagatAAAACATatcttctggtaaaccgattcttccagttcacgcTACCGATtttgtaaatcacaaaaagaacctatcTAGCAAATTTGGTTGAGATcagacttttcattcaaaagatatcgtcctattagtcacatatgtatagtcgcccattttgaatgaccgccatttttgtaaaaggcaaaatctgagatggcctcatatctaaatttgtacctttatatgtggaccaaattatatgcttgtatcattaaatgtgcaattcttataatatttgcacgaatctgccgtaCTAAAAAGGACTTTATTAAACATGAAACTTCTCATAGCATTCCTATGCAATACGATACAATAGAGTTTTCCAACCATGATGACTTTATTTCTTGGAAGAATAAAATAGAGGAAAAAATACAGGAATAGTGAACTAACTACATAATGGGGGCTATGCTGTATCCTTTACGTAAAGTGATTACGTACATCAGATTACAGTCGTCAAAACATAAGTGTATAAAGTGGTATGATGTATCAAAAAAATTACGTATCATGTTATTTAGGGTTCTGTCATGTCCTGACTGTCAGTTAATTCATGTTAACCCAACTTTTTgcttgtttttaagtttaatgtttatattttgaaaagatgaATTTTGTAAATCGGTTATTTATGTACTTAAATGCTGTGGCagaaagacataatttaaatCTAGAGTGACTTCAGTTACGAGATGGATTACGAGACAACCAGTAATCCGTTTTTATGAGATATTTCAGTGCCAAAAACTATTACTgtgatataaaattaaataaaacattgtaattacTACTAGATTAataatcttatattttttatgtttagtgatAATGTTTATAATTTAATGGACTAAGCTCATGTTGTAAGTTTTTATGCTTCTTTAATACAATGCTTTTTtgtcttaatttcattgtatttactgagaaaagaattataaatttattttagacttgatgaaacaaataaattttgcgaaagcttgatattAATACATTCACTGACacaactgcatatgaagtcactcCTTAAGAAGATGTGACTACATGTGAAGTGTGTCCGTTAATGTGTCTAcagagtttttttttattctgcCCCTTAACTTAATGACTGCAACATCAAAATACAGATAACAGACACTAAGAATTCAGCTTTTTCACCCATTTAGTGAAGATGTTTTGTTTACAAATCAACATTATCAGTTTATCTACATTTCTGTATGCTATACCGCTATATTTACTAGAGGTGTATGCTAGCTTGGGAAAAGATCACTACAgaagcaatgcaaccaatttgtgacaATAATGTTAGAAGATCCTAACGATtccagagcaacaactaacacatccaaggaggaagctacagctacccgAGGAAAGGAATGCGGAATGTTTCAAACAATCAATAGAGTTTTTCAAACAAGGAAAGGTTAACGCAGACctattctaacttggctatactgtactgatgatagCTAATGAGTCAGAGACATGTGTCTGTCTTCACATAGTATATCTTAAACATACTGTATTTTTTCCATCTTTGTTGCGAGACGTGCTGATATATACTTCCTACTTGATTTTACTGTCAACTTGCACTGACCATGAGGAAGtggttcaagcacttcaaaaaataaaggaatcgGAGGATATTCCTGGGGAAATGTGGAAGCCATTAGGAGAggcaggaataagttggctaatacgtttatttaatagaattatggaagttggacaaatgctaaacgaatggagaagcagtatatttgtacccgtttataaaaacaaaaaaaaatacaataatgaacaaACTACAGAGTCATAAAACTA includes the following:
- the LOC126883332 gene encoding transient receptor potential channel pyrexia-like isoform X1 translates to MASKLWSVRTALQFLHRTSRSKENQEQQQDEDNLAAKLFYLPKLNEVQDPSDEFIDCGPSPPTENLPLIWDTYEVPENGNEVKICYHTIEQNILEHMSNAYGRISLLDEISSKRVDSKNIVGVFFGASHIELNIAFLWAAFVKRYDILENLLYLGAEINYFEPAQGLSALHLAAFSNCISGMQFLISKGCDINALYKFYTPLHCAAFGDSIEATLFLIRHGVKIDQFTNTIYEENESALHCAVRANSINCVKILICHGASVDCSEFSPIHLAADLGNYECIRYLLDGKGANVNSKTKEQEQTALHLAAIRGNPECIEVLLSKGANADCRDYMGQTPLHLAARAKDLTSVELLVMTGRANPNIEDYDQRTPVHAAIGKSAWSSRIIQTLVENGAYPNVEDQYGYTPLHIAALRGLADCVETLINYGADVTLKTKCGHTPLSIIKKKVPIAFSVFTKKLDDAVTLYNTDSLSNEPELRLDFRVILQPNHAGEMNFLYTLVEEGYKTVLLHPICAALLYVKWQKIRKYYLARILFYAIFMLALSLYVLTALSHYCYNYGNNFTDMKPEDVIELCEKNSILGRVLRDSPFVMEMQWFFLVGLTSLEIIRKLYGIYGYTSVRQYLSYPENVLEWWVISSVFVISCVYTKRTYLWQNHIGAFAILLGWTNIMLMIGQLPVFGIYIAMYTRVQSEFGRLLFAYSGLLIGFTLSFCVIFPDSNFFANPFISLVTIIVMLSGELNLDILVDNNPDNPHYLLEFSAQVTYVIFVITVTIILMNLLAGIAVDDIKGLQKTATLSKLVRQTKLISHMEKGLFNGSLPRYILEHLHVSALVSPKPSRVVLNIKPLNPKETRLPKDIIRAAFKVAKRQTDYFSGTPDTPVDDYYWFNNDITKDHCCLDNKPLIGLQEIMKRKTVEIEHLKATIQEMKQALEANQETMQQCMRTFINNRRGSRF
- the LOC126883332 gene encoding transient receptor potential channel pyrexia-like isoform X2, whose translation is MSNAYGRISLLDEISSKRVDSKNIVGVFFGASHIELNIAFLWAAFVKRYDILENLLYLGAEINYFEPAQGLSALHLAAFSNCISGMQFLISKGCDINALYKFYTPLHCAAFGDSIEATLFLIRHGVKIDQFTNTIYEENESALHCAVRANSINCVKILICHGASVDCSEFSPIHLAADLGNYECIRYLLDGKGANVNSKTKEQEQTALHLAAIRGNPECIEVLLSKGANADCRDYMGQTPLHLAARAKDLTSVELLVMTGRANPNIEDYDQRTPVHAAIGKSAWSSRIIQTLVENGAYPNVEDQYGYTPLHIAALRGLADCVETLINYGADVTLKTKCGHTPLSIIKKKVPIAFSVFTKKLDDAVTLYNTDSLSNEPELRLDFRVILQPNHAGEMNFLYTLVEEGYKTVLLHPICAALLYVKWQKIRKYYLARILFYAIFMLALSLYVLTALSHYCYNYGNNFTDMKPEDVIELCEKNSILGRVLRDSPFVMEMQWFFLVGLTSLEIIRKLYGIYGYTSVRQYLSYPENVLEWWVISSVFVISCVYTKRTYLWQNHIGAFAILLGWTNIMLMIGQLPVFGIYIAMYTRVQSEFGRLLFAYSGLLIGFTLSFCVIFPDSNFFANPFISLVTIIVMLSGELNLDILVDNNPDNPHYLLEFSAQVTYVIFVITVTIILMNLLAGIAVDDIKGLQKTATLSKLVRQTKLISHMEKGLFNGSLPRYILEHLHVSALVSPKPSRVVLNIKPLNPKETRLPKDIIRAAFKVAKRQTDYFSGTPDTPVDDYYWFNNDITKDHCCLDNKPLIGLQEIMKRKTVEIEHLKATIQEMKQALEANQETMQQCMRTFINNRRGSRF